From the genome of Pseudomonas sihuiensis:
GCCTGGCCAGCCTGCGCCACAGCCTCGACGCAGGCAGCGAACTGCTGGAGCAACGCCAGCGCAATCGCCCACTCTGCCCGCTGGGTCAGGCGACGCCACGCGGGCGCATCCTGCAGAACATCTTCATCAAGTTCTACGCTGGCGGCCTGCAACCCTACCTGGCACAGGTCGACCAACGCGGCCAGCAGTGGCAGGCAGCGCTGCTGCAATTGCAGCGCATCGACGGTATTCCCACCGCCACCCGCGAGCACCTGCAGCGTTTGGCAGGCGAACAGGATTCGTTATGGCAGGATTTCCGCGCCGCCACGGCGCGTCACGTCAAGGCCTGGCAGGCTTTGCTAAACAGCTGCGGCCTGGCGCCGGGACAGGCGGGATGGCACAGCGAAAGCTAGCAAACCGTAGGGCGGGTGTAACCCGCCATCGCGACCAACAACATCCGCTATTTGGCGGGTTGCACCCGCCCTACGAGATAACTGTCTAGTCGGCCTTCTTGCGAATCCAGTACAGGTAGGTGCCGTCTTCCTCGGCCTGGCCGAGCAGTTCGTGACCGAGGAACACGCAAAACTTGGGAATATCACGACGGGTCGACGGATCGGTAGCGATCACCTTGAGCAGGCCG
Proteins encoded in this window:
- the tusA gene encoding sulfurtransferase TusA, with product MSEALTLNHDDLLDASGLNCPEPVMMLHNKVRDLSPGGLLKVIATDPSTRRDIPKFCVFLGHELLGQAEEDGTYLYWIRKKAD